The following are encoded together in the Triticum dicoccoides isolate Atlit2015 ecotype Zavitan chromosome 6B, WEW_v2.0, whole genome shotgun sequence genome:
- the LOC119321805 gene encoding probable carboxylesterase 15 — MPVAVTASGDTNVVEDLYGILRVLSDGTVVRSPDPPEFCPITFPCDHPSVQWKEAVYDKGKNLRVRMYKPSGGGEQAGRKLPVLVHFHGGGFCLGSCTWGNFHSFCLRLAAEAGAVVLSAGYRLAPEHRLPAALDDAAGFLEWLGKQSVSTDAEDGWLTEAADFGRVFVTGDSAGGTLAHHLAVSAGSATPKHGDDVDSVMIKGYILLMPFFGGVDRTRSEAVEFPLAEVPFLNLTVLDRFWRLSLPEGASRDHPIANPFGADSPGLGSVEFPPVLVVSSGTDLLHDRTVDYAERLAGMGKPVKVVDFPNDPHGFFTQDPWSETTGELIRLVSVFVVDSCVAVVAPKTA, encoded by the coding sequence ATGCCGGTCGCTGTGACTGCCTCCGGCGACACAAACGTCGTGGAGGACCTCTACGGCATCCTCCGTGTACTCAGCGACGGCACCGTTGTCCGGTCACCGGACCCGCCGGAGTTTTGCCCCATCACCTTCCCCTGCGACCACCCTTCCGTGCAGTGGAAGGAGGCCGTCTACGATAAGGGCAAGAACCTCCGCGTCCGCATGTACAAGCCGTCGGGCGGTGGTGAGCAGGCCGGCCGGAAGCTGCCGGTGCTCGTCCACTTCCATGGCGGGGGTTTCTGTCTCGGCTCCTGCACGTGGGGAAACTTCCACAGCTTCTGTCTCCGCCTCGCCGCGGAGGCCGGCGCCGTCGTGCTCTCCGCCGGGTACCGCCTCGCTCCAGAGCACCGCCTCCCCGCGGCCCTCGACGATGCGGCCGGCTTCTTAGAATGGCTCGGCAAACAGTCCGTGAGCACCGACGCCGAGGACGGGTGGCTCACCGAGGCGGCCGACTTTGGCCGCGTGTTCGTCACCGGTGACTCGGCGGGCGGGACCTTAGCGCACCACCTCGCCGTTAGCGCCGGGTCGGCCACGCCCAAACACGGCGATGACGTCGACTCTGTCATGATCAAAGGTTACATCCTGCTAATGCCGTTCTTCGGCGGCGTGGACCGGACGCGGTCGGAGGCGGTGGAGTTCCCGTTGGCGGAAGTGCCGTTCCTCAACCTGACCGTGCTGGACCGATTCTGGCGGCTCTCGCTGCCGGAGGGCGCCAGCAGGGACCACCCGATCGCGAACCCGTTCGGGGCGGACAGCCCTGGGCTGGGCTCGGTGGAGTTCCCGCCTGTCCTCGTTGTTTCCAGCGGCACCGACTTGCTGCACGACCGCACCGTCGACTACGCGGAGCGGCTGGCCGGGATGGGGAAGCCGGTGAAGGTTGTGGATTTCCCCAACGACCCACACGGGTTCTTCACGCAGGACCCGTGGTCCGAGACCACCGGCGAGCTGATCCGGCTCGTCAGCGTGTTCGTTGTCGACAGCTGCGTCGCCGTCGTGGCGCCAAAGACCGCTTGA